In Candidatus Kryptobacter tengchongensis, a genomic segment contains:
- a CDS encoding Multidrug resistance efflux pump yields MKNILLISFLLIVLFLVVLFSPIEIEMKISSTGKILPVREVDIIRSQDDRIVMISRDNLSGVVTFYQTLSFGRGDAIKLAFRRPFKVGDKIMAGDTIAKIISADIEYQLVRLKGLVQTEMATLNVLKTGAKEEVIKEMENRLAYAKQQLDAQQRIFERMKILYEKNLISQQEYEVVESTLELYRINFNVVKSQLEAFKTGAKKEEIEASEVKIKALEDEINALLNKLNSFCFLSPINGIVFKFSSSDTIISIADESEYVVISLFESRQIFDLKEGQDVEVISTFGISKGKIYGMDNCAYFVNGREVVPVRIKIDKGFKLLPNSFVKCNVYVGKLKIKDYVYRILTEFLRIRL; encoded by the coding sequence ATGAAAAACATTTTGCTTATTTCTTTTCTGTTAATAGTTTTGTTTTTAGTGGTTTTATTTTCTCCGATTGAGATTGAGATGAAAATTAGCTCCACTGGCAAAATTTTACCTGTGAGAGAGGTTGATATAATTCGCAGTCAAGATGATAGGATAGTAATGATATCAAGAGATAATTTATCTGGAGTTGTTACATTTTATCAGACATTAAGTTTTGGGCGTGGAGATGCTATCAAGTTGGCTTTCAGGCGTCCGTTCAAAGTTGGGGATAAAATTATGGCTGGTGATACGATAGCGAAAATTATCTCAGCTGATATTGAGTATCAACTTGTGAGGTTAAAGGGACTTGTTCAGACGGAGATGGCGACGCTTAATGTTTTAAAAACCGGAGCAAAAGAAGAGGTGATAAAAGAGATGGAAAACAGGCTTGCCTATGCAAAGCAACAGCTTGATGCGCAGCAGAGGATATTTGAAAGGATGAAGATTTTATATGAAAAAAATCTGATTTCTCAACAGGAATATGAAGTAGTTGAGAGCACATTAGAACTTTACAGGATAAATTTTAATGTGGTTAAGTCCCAGCTTGAGGCGTTTAAAACAGGTGCCAAAAAAGAGGAAATAGAAGCAAGTGAAGTTAAAATTAAAGCGCTTGAAGATGAAATTAATGCATTGTTAAACAAACTAAATTCTTTTTGTTTTCTTTCCCCGATAAATGGAATTGTGTTTAAATTTTCCTCTTCCGATACAATTATATCTATAGCTGATGAGTCTGAATATGTTGTTATCTCGCTATTTGAAAGCAGACAGATTTTTGATTTGAAGGAGGGGCAAGATGTTGAAGTAATTTCAACTTTTGGCATTTCTAAAGGTAAAATATACGGCATGGATAATTGTGCCTATTTTGTAAATGGGCGTGAAGTTGTCCCCGTTAGAATTAAAATTGACAAGGGTTTTAAGTTGCTTCCGAATTCGTTCGTTAAATGCAATGTCTATGTTGGAAAATTAAAAATTAAGGATTATGTATATAGAATTTTAACAGAATTTTTGAGAATTAGACTATGA
- a CDS encoding Dolichyl-phosphate-mannose-protein mannosyltransferase, which yields MKNLGIIITLSLVVFFYYFAWGLVFESNGYYNPEALFLIEKSLLALKGNPPRLENIGLIYPPVPFFVLFPFVLFNPFVAPIFASSFFMSLLTAFVVYRILKKNLSFIFIVFLLLILFLNPVILYVASSGSSSYLYLTFLSLFYIFIFEYYERNVSFYLAIAGVFIGFLVFVRYEIVFMLIFWILVNAVLAIETTLEESVSYKNFFELLGRLPAYRQTFIRRMFAIYLMIFIPPIIGFSSWCYLNWLFTSNPFHFINSPYSYFRTLSTYVLYNPTLLELKGNIFKSTTYVLQNVLIYMPAYIVLIFVFLRRFFFSLALITPITALIITSYLGLSLMNVDFFAPFIFIAFIAMIYACEKRPSLRRNAVMLVFGMLIFISFFTGYYKLRSSFYPEEKNFAKILMGENLDGLFAEEKKVAEFLKQNTSLEDNILMDDAVAFPIVVFHGEPKNFILPYQYEFTSVIEQPAVYADYVVIYNPEKFEGKRDLINQRHQNLFFSGSKDLLLVYSYGNWRVFQSVYRKRILTEK from the coding sequence ATGAAAAACTTGGGTATTATCATTACATTATCGCTTGTTGTCTTTTTTTATTATTTTGCATGGGGTTTAGTGTTTGAATCAAATGGATATTACAACCCGGAAGCCCTTTTCCTTATTGAGAAAAGTTTGCTGGCATTGAAGGGTAATCCACCTCGCCTTGAGAACATAGGCTTAATTTATCCGCCGGTGCCTTTTTTTGTCCTTTTCCCATTTGTTCTTTTCAATCCGTTCGTTGCACCTATTTTTGCTTCTTCGTTTTTTATGAGTTTATTAACAGCGTTTGTAGTTTATAGAATTTTAAAGAAGAATCTCTCATTTATTTTTATTGTCTTCCTACTTTTGATTTTATTTTTGAACCCGGTGATTTTGTATGTAGCTTCTTCTGGTAGCAGTTCTTATCTCTACTTAACATTTCTTTCGCTTTTTTATATTTTTATCTTTGAGTATTACGAGAGAAATGTAAGTTTTTATCTTGCCATCGCTGGAGTTTTTATAGGCTTTCTCGTTTTTGTAAGATACGAGATTGTTTTCATGCTTATTTTCTGGATATTAGTGAATGCTGTTTTGGCTATTGAAACAACTCTGGAAGAAAGTGTAAGTTATAAAAATTTTTTTGAGCTTCTCGGGAGATTGCCCGCGTATAGACAAACATTTATCCGAAGGATGTTTGCGATTTATTTGATGATCTTTATTCCACCAATTATTGGCTTTTCCAGCTGGTGTTATTTAAATTGGCTTTTCACATCAAATCCATTTCATTTTATAAATAGCCCGTATTCTTATTTTAGAACTTTAAGCACATATGTTCTTTACAATCCAACATTGCTTGAGCTTAAGGGCAATATATTCAAAAGCACTACATATGTTCTGCAAAATGTTTTAATTTATATGCCTGCATATATTGTTTTGATATTTGTTTTTTTGCGTAGGTTTTTCTTTTCGCTTGCGCTTATAACACCGATAACAGCGTTGATAATAACTTCTTATTTGGGTTTGTCTTTGATGAATGTTGATTTTTTTGCTCCATTTATATTTATTGCCTTTATCGCTATGATCTATGCTTGTGAAAAGAGACCGAGCTTGAGGAGAAATGCAGTGATGCTTGTTTTTGGCATGTTGATTTTTATTTCTTTTTTCACAGGTTACTATAAACTTAGAAGTTCTTTCTATCCAGAAGAAAAAAATTTCGCAAAAATTTTAATGGGTGAGAATTTAGATGGGCTTTTCGCGGAGGAAAAGAAAGTCGCTGAATTTTTAAAGCAAAACACCTCATTGGAAGATAATATTTTAATGGATGACGCCGTTGCCTTTCCGATAGTTGTTTTTCATGGGGAGCCTAAAAATTTTATACTCCCGTATCAATATGAGTTTACCTCGGTCATTGAACAGCCAGCGGTTTATGCGGATTATGTGGTTATTTACAATCCTGAGAAGTTTGAAGGTAAAAGGGATTTAATCAATCAAAGGCATCAAAATCTTTTCTTTTCTGGATCAAAAGATCTTTTGCTTGTTTATAGTTATGGTAATTGGCGAGTTTTTCAGTCAGTTTATAGAAAGCGTATTTTAACGGAAAAATAA
- a CDS encoding Uncharacterized membrane protein YhiD, involved in acid resistance, which yields MFQDFQNIFYFSITLGDVLKNLFVSFLCGFIVSIFYRLSYRGISYSSVFVSSLIALSMITAMVIMVIGNNLARAFGLVGAMSIIRFRTAIKDTQDIVFIFFALAVGMASGVGFYGIALSGALLVGLVILILTKLNYGMVKRRDYLVQFSYSLTSGEEGSLYLDVLKRHCKNFSLVNVKSVSPDKIEISYYVKLKDKTKVKDLVRELGQVKGIGGINLFSDEGEI from the coding sequence ATGTTTCAGGACTTCCAAAACATATTTTATTTTTCAATTACATTGGGTGATGTGCTAAAAAATCTTTTTGTTTCTTTTTTGTGCGGGTTTATAGTTTCTATTTTCTACAGGTTGAGTTATAGGGGAATAAGTTATTCAAGCGTTTTCGTTAGTTCTCTTATCGCTTTATCAATGATAACGGCAATGGTGATAATGGTTATCGGGAATAATCTTGCAAGGGCTTTTGGCTTGGTTGGAGCTATGTCAATAATTAGATTCAGGACAGCGATAAAAGATACTCAGGATATAGTTTTTATTTTCTTTGCGCTTGCTGTTGGGATGGCGAGCGGTGTTGGATTTTACGGTATCGCCTTATCTGGGGCTTTGCTTGTTGGTTTGGTGATTTTGATTCTTACAAAGTTAAATTATGGCATGGTCAAAAGAAGAGATTATCTCGTTCAGTTTTCATATAGTTTAACATCTGGTGAAGAGGGCAGTTTATATTTAGATGTTTTAAAAAGGCATTGCAAAAATTTCAGTTTGGTAAATGTTAAGAGCGTGTCGCCAGATAAAATTGAAATTTCATATTATGTTAAGTTGAAAGATAAAACAAAGGTTAAAGACCTCGTCCGTGAATTGGGTCAAGTTAAGGGTATAGGTGGGATTAATCTTTTCTCTGATGAAGGGGAAATTTGA
- a CDS encoding DNA replication and repair protein RecN, whose protein sequence is MLRSLYVKNYALIEEVQVEFKSGLNIITGETGAGKSILIDALGLILGERASSEVVRKGADKTVVEGIFYVGGNKKIKKILEDNGIEFSDELILRREVSAKGQSRCFANDSPISLAVMKEIGNHLVDLHGQHEHQSLLRVETHIELLDDFGGLLGMVEEFRKEIHKLENLYKQLDELKQKEKLLKEKKELYEFQLKEIETINPQVGEIEELESELRLLENAEKLYEATAQLYSLLYGSEKSIHDLLVVVRNQLEDLSAIDKRFQSYVEEARSAQAIVDEITSFIQSYNSRIEFNPERLEFIRERLHALNRLKKKYGGTIESVIEYRDKIRREFELAENFEDEITKVEKKIDEQIKICSEVAERLSLKRREVAETVSKIIVGVLAELGIDNAQFEVKIENRPKKEGRCYVRLGKECYEVTSRGIDFVEFYISTNIGEDLKPLVKVASGGEVSRIMLALKSVLAKSERLPLLVFDEIDTGISGRIAQKVGQSLKNLSRYHQIIVITHLPQIASLADTHFVAEKVIQDGRAVTKIRELEIEERIREIAKLMSGEEVTQASIESAKELMGLKK, encoded by the coding sequence ATGCTCCGAAGTTTGTATGTCAAAAATTATGCTTTGATTGAGGAAGTGCAGGTTGAGTTTAAAAGTGGGTTGAACATAATAACTGGTGAGACGGGGGCAGGGAAGTCAATTTTAATTGATGCACTTGGATTAATACTTGGGGAAAGGGCAAGCAGTGAGGTTGTGCGCAAAGGTGCGGATAAAACGGTGGTTGAAGGCATTTTTTATGTTGGGGGAAATAAAAAAATTAAAAAAATTCTTGAAGATAATGGGATTGAATTTTCCGATGAATTGATTTTGAGGCGTGAGGTTTCAGCAAAAGGACAAAGTAGATGCTTTGCTAACGATTCACCTATATCGCTTGCAGTTATGAAGGAGATAGGCAATCATCTTGTTGATTTGCACGGTCAGCATGAACATCAATCGCTTTTGAGAGTTGAAACCCACATAGAACTTTTAGATGATTTCGGCGGATTGCTTGGAATGGTTGAGGAGTTTAGAAAGGAAATTCACAAGCTTGAAAATCTTTATAAACAGCTTGATGAGCTAAAGCAAAAGGAAAAATTGTTGAAGGAAAAGAAGGAACTTTATGAGTTCCAGTTAAAAGAGATTGAAACCATAAATCCACAGGTTGGAGAAATTGAGGAGCTTGAAAGCGAGTTGAGGTTACTTGAGAATGCTGAAAAATTGTATGAGGCTACAGCCCAACTTTATTCCTTGCTTTACGGTTCTGAGAAATCAATTCATGATTTGCTTGTCGTTGTGAGGAATCAACTTGAGGATTTATCAGCGATTGATAAAAGATTTCAATCTTATGTTGAGGAGGCAAGATCAGCTCAAGCGATCGTTGATGAGATAACAAGTTTCATTCAGAGTTATAATTCCAGAATTGAATTTAACCCCGAACGGCTTGAATTCATTCGTGAAAGATTACATGCGTTGAATAGGTTGAAGAAGAAATATGGTGGGACAATTGAGAGCGTGATTGAATACAGGGATAAAATAAGGCGTGAGTTTGAGCTTGCTGAGAATTTTGAAGATGAAATCACAAAGGTTGAAAAAAAGATAGATGAACAGATAAAGATTTGTTCGGAGGTAGCTGAAAGATTATCATTGAAGAGACGGGAAGTGGCTGAAACGGTAAGCAAGATAATAGTTGGTGTTTTAGCTGAGCTTGGAATTGATAACGCGCAATTTGAGGTTAAAATTGAGAATCGCCCGAAGAAAGAGGGAAGATGTTATGTTAGGCTTGGGAAGGAATGTTATGAGGTGACAAGTCGTGGGATTGATTTTGTTGAGTTTTATATTTCAACCAATATCGGTGAGGATCTTAAGCCTTTGGTTAAGGTTGCCTCTGGTGGTGAGGTCTCAAGGATAATGCTTGCATTAAAGAGCGTCCTTGCGAAATCTGAAAGATTACCTTTGCTTGTTTTTGATGAAATTGATACGGGGATAAGTGGGAGAATTGCTCAAAAGGTTGGACAAAGCTTAAAAAATCTTTCAAGATATCATCAGATAATTGTGATCACACATCTTCCCCAAATAGCGAGTTTGGCGGATACACATTTTGTTGCGGAGAAAGTTATTCAAGATGGCAGGGCTGTGACGAAGATAAGGGAACTTGAAATTGAAGAAAGAATTCGTGAAATTGCAAAACTTATGAGCGGTGAGGAGGTAACTCAGGCATCAATTGAGAGTGCAAAAGAGCTGATGGGGTTAAAAAAGTAA
- a CDS encoding cellulose synthase subunit yields the protein MLKKFFILLYGVYALVKAEHIPFTNFGYSDIVLYGPSPIATLFLKVGQNVDPSSSYIVLNLDISPVLDVKNSFLTFIVWDKPVLSVRLSQVGRQVVIPLSKVDLSFSNYIKLEIKGFLRITDDRCKDLQSNGLYVTIERTSYVEVRYSAVEKKKIGIWNYFDYVRGKIFIVIPESLSPTEVEGCLWIYSFLRKNTGAEFKIATFKTLPDTVTSFVIISRFDKIPGKYRSLIAGSFLKDDGLIYLFSGSIEIGGLERRILFITGFSDEGLGKALKAFLNPDIVFSSFGSILLVRDAVELPRAKPAVSSFKLSFKELGFSSARLEGIGNLGINYTFKVSDFGSLPGELTVNISAVHSPVLKEMERAFFNVYFNDILLESRRLSEEGKVNYKFTVNRFNLMKVNTIRIEFVFYPTSEECKNAMFNFFCKVDDDNSYIEVKESYKPEELNFQYFPGIFGYGETICILGRRITLEKIESLARIVYTINSGIKSFYFYPSVIYSDLADESILRDYNIIGILDPDDNLFDRFEVVPVKPKRDFRIISSATKRVLYTLQDTTSVGIVQIFYGRGNNAVLLITGTGIYLDERMLDASRAIESKYGVISGNVGIVDYEKEYFFKIESKLLKVQYAGEKTFMDYFNQYKVFVIGFVWFLVIALFAYIFIRGRQHARRVTEKG from the coding sequence ATGCTAAAAAAATTTTTCATTCTGCTCTATGGCGTATATGCTTTAGTTAAAGCAGAACATATTCCCTTCACTAATTTTGGTTATTCAGATATAGTTCTTTATGGTCCTTCCCCAATTGCGACGCTATTTTTGAAGGTTGGTCAAAATGTTGATCCATCATCAAGTTATATTGTTTTAAATCTTGATATTTCACCCGTCCTTGATGTGAAAAACTCATTTTTAACATTTATCGTATGGGATAAACCCGTATTAAGTGTCAGGTTGAGTCAAGTGGGGCGACAAGTTGTGATTCCACTTAGTAAAGTTGATTTGAGTTTCTCAAATTACATCAAACTGGAGATAAAAGGTTTCTTAAGGATAACAGACGATAGGTGCAAGGATTTACAAAGCAACGGATTATATGTTACCATTGAGCGAACATCTTATGTTGAGGTTCGCTATTCTGCGGTTGAGAAGAAAAAAATTGGAATATGGAATTATTTTGATTATGTCAGGGGTAAAATCTTTATAGTCATCCCTGAAAGTTTAAGTCCCACTGAAGTAGAGGGATGCCTTTGGATTTACTCGTTTTTGAGGAAAAATACCGGGGCTGAATTTAAAATAGCAACCTTTAAAACACTACCCGACACCGTTACCAGTTTTGTGATAATATCAAGATTTGATAAAATCCCGGGTAAATATAGAAGTCTAATTGCTGGAAGTTTTCTAAAGGATGATGGTTTGATATATCTTTTTTCAGGTAGTATTGAGATAGGCGGTTTAGAGCGGAGAATTTTATTTATAACAGGTTTCAGTGATGAAGGATTAGGCAAAGCTTTAAAGGCATTTTTAAACCCAGATATTGTTTTCTCGTCTTTTGGTTCAATTCTTCTGGTTCGTGATGCTGTGGAATTACCACGAGCTAAACCAGCTGTTTCCTCTTTTAAATTGAGCTTTAAAGAACTTGGTTTCTCAAGCGCACGACTTGAAGGGATTGGAAACTTAGGTATAAATTACACTTTTAAGGTTTCAGATTTCGGATCTTTGCCGGGTGAGCTAACTGTAAATATATCGGCAGTTCATTCTCCGGTGCTTAAAGAAATGGAAAGGGCGTTTTTTAATGTTTATTTTAATGATATTTTGCTTGAAAGCAGGCGTTTATCCGAAGAAGGGAAAGTTAATTATAAATTTACAGTCAACCGATTTAATTTGATGAAAGTGAACACGATTAGAATTGAGTTTGTATTTTATCCAACTTCTGAGGAATGCAAAAATGCGATGTTTAATTTTTTCTGTAAAGTTGACGATGATAATTCATACATAGAAGTCAAGGAATCTTATAAGCCAGAGGAGCTTAATTTTCAATATTTCCCTGGTATCTTCGGCTATGGTGAAACGATTTGTATTCTCGGCCGAAGAATTACGCTTGAAAAAATAGAATCGCTCGCGAGGATAGTTTATACTATCAATTCAGGTATAAAAAGTTTTTATTTTTACCCATCCGTTATTTATTCGGACCTTGCTGATGAGTCCATTTTGAGGGATTATAATATAATTGGGATTCTTGACCCTGATGATAATTTATTTGATAGGTTTGAAGTCGTACCTGTAAAACCGAAACGGGATTTCAGAATTATAAGTTCGGCGACTAAACGAGTTCTCTATACTTTACAGGATACGACTTCTGTTGGAATTGTTCAAATTTTTTACGGGCGAGGGAATAATGCAGTTTTATTAATCACAGGAACAGGTATTTATTTAGATGAAAGGATGCTTGACGCAAGTAGAGCAATTGAAAGTAAATATGGTGTTATATCTGGGAATGTTGGTATCGTGGATTATGAGAAAGAGTACTTTTTTAAGATTGAGAGCAAATTGCTCAAAGTTCAATATGCTGGGGAGAAGACTTTTATGGATTACTTTAATCAATATAAAGTTTTTGTCATAGGTTTTGTTTGGTTTTTGGTAATTGCGCTTTTTGCGTATATTTTTATTCGTGGAAGACAACATGCAAGGAGGGTAACGGAAAAAGGATGA
- a CDS encoding Glutathione synthase/RimK-type ligase, ATP-grasp superfamily, producing the protein MTKVYQLGVAWEWEYDFDFVNLIGEKCEKLGVSVYFITPANIREVYKGVEKGDVRFLVYFDRASDTNDDFLKLNSLLESLGTRIINRYDNMLYALDKARMHIELSDAGVNLPFTIILPPFDESPEFKINEEVFEKLKIPFVIKPSTETGGGIGVKIGHSVCDIIEARKEFPYDSYLVQEMIYPVYLDGKKAWFRSFYILGEVLTCWWDNEVKVYEVVKDEEIRSWGLGEIENIMRKIYQVCKLDFFSSEIAFTVKNGEKAFVVVDYVNEVPDMRLKSKAIDGVPDEIVGEIAMKIAEFVANLKSG; encoded by the coding sequence ATGACGAAGGTTTATCAACTTGGTGTTGCTTGGGAATGGGAGTATGACTTTGATTTTGTAAATTTGATCGGGGAGAAATGTGAAAAGTTAGGTGTTTCCGTTTATTTTATCACCCCGGCAAATATAAGAGAGGTTTATAAGGGGGTAGAAAAAGGGGATGTTAGGTTTTTGGTTTATTTTGATAGGGCATCGGATACAAATGATGATTTCCTCAAGTTGAATTCCCTGCTTGAATCTTTGGGAACGAGGATAATCAACAGATATGATAATATGCTTTACGCTTTGGATAAAGCGAGGATGCACATTGAGCTTTCAGATGCGGGTGTTAATTTGCCATTTACGATTATTCTCCCTCCATTTGATGAATCTCCTGAATTTAAGATAAATGAGGAAGTTTTTGAGAAGCTTAAGATACCATTTGTTATCAAACCATCAACGGAAACGGGAGGTGGAATTGGTGTTAAAATTGGACATTCTGTTTGCGATATAATTGAGGCAAGAAAAGAATTTCCATACGATAGTTATCTTGTTCAAGAGATGATTTACCCGGTTTATCTTGATGGGAAGAAAGCATGGTTTAGATCTTTCTATATCCTTGGTGAGGTGTTAACCTGTTGGTGGGATAACGAAGTTAAAGTTTATGAGGTGGTGAAAGATGAGGAAATTAGAAGTTGGGGGCTTGGTGAAATTGAAAATATAATGAGGAAGATATATCAAGTTTGCAAACTTGATTTTTTCTCAAGCGAGATCGCATTTACTGTTAAAAATGGCGAGAAAGCGTTTGTCGTGGTTGATTATGTTAATGAAGTTCCAGATATGCGTTTGAAATCAAAGGCGATTGATGGGGTTCCGGATGAGATTGTGGGGGAAATTGCGATGAAAATAGCTGAATTTGTTGCGAATTTAAAATCAGGATAA
- a CDS encoding VTC domain-containing protein has protein sequence MKRVELKYLVGVELYDRLKSEIAPFVVEDRVDYAVRSIYFDTPNFDYYNDKVEGLEVRKKVRIRVYDVQRDNSLAFLEIKRKHGLTIFKNRAPVFYSNLDDLLKTGDIERYVLNLEPLSKENARKFLYHLYAYNLKPVVLVTYNRDAFHGKFNPLLRITFDRDLRSLLNPKISDIFVEDILKFVMFDFFIMEVKSPSQVLPVWLRSIIYNYELKLVSFSKYVICLDSHDILSQKIELLRR, from the coding sequence ATGAAAAGGGTTGAGTTAAAATATCTCGTTGGAGTTGAACTTTACGATAGGCTTAAAAGCGAAATTGCGCCATTTGTTGTTGAGGATAGGGTGGATTACGCTGTTCGTAGTATTTATTTTGATACTCCAAATTTTGATTACTATAATGACAAAGTTGAAGGGCTGGAGGTAAGAAAAAAGGTTAGGATAAGAGTATATGATGTTCAAAGAGATAATAGTCTTGCGTTTCTTGAGATTAAGCGGAAACATGGGCTTACAATTTTTAAAAACAGAGCCCCTGTTTTTTATTCAAATCTTGATGATCTTCTTAAAACTGGAGATATTGAAAGGTATGTTTTAAATCTTGAACCGTTATCAAAAGAAAATGCACGGAAATTTTTATATCATCTTTACGCTTATAATCTTAAGCCTGTTGTTCTTGTGACTTACAACAGAGATGCGTTTCACGGGAAGTTTAATCCACTGCTTCGCATTACATTTGACAGGGATTTGCGAAGTTTATTAAACCCTAAAATCAGTGATATATTTGTTGAGGATATCTTAAAATTTGTGATGTTTGATTTTTTTATCATGGAAGTTAAAAGCCCAAGTCAGGTGTTGCCCGTATGGTTAAGAAGCATCATTTATAATTATGAGTTAAAGCTTGTCAGTTTTTCAAAATATGTCATTTGCCTTGATTCCCATGATATTTTATCACAAAAAATTGAACTTTTAAGGAGGTAA
- a CDS encoding Helix-turn-helix, translating to MKKLTPTDIKVMLLKKGIKQKDLAEALGVTESYVSQIIKGKRVAKKYRDKLIEIIQKGLPKKKK from the coding sequence ATGAAGAAACTAACGCCAACCGACATTAAGGTGATGCTTTTGAAAAAGGGCATCAAACAAAAAGATCTTGCGGAAGCGCTTGGTGTAACGGAATCTTATGTTTCACAGATCATTAAAGGTAAGAGGGTTGCAAAGAAGTATCGTGATAAGTTAATTGAAATTATTCAGAAGGGTTTGCCAAAGAAGAAAAAATAA